A genomic segment from Blastococcus sp. PRF04-17 encodes:
- a CDS encoding glycine--tRNA ligase yields MSDSAAKHDPARLDKVVNLCKRRGFVFPSGEIYGGTRSAWDYGPLGVELKENIKRQWWRTVVQSRDDIVGLDSSVILPRQTWVASGHVGVFTDPLTECQNCHKRFRADHLEEEFEARKGRAPENGLADISCPNCGTKGAWTEPRDFNMMLKTYLGPVEDESGLHYLRPETAQGIFVNFANVMGAARKKPPFGIGQIGKSFRNEITPGNFIFRTREFEQMEMEFFVEPGTDEEWHQYWIDQRTSWYVDLGIDRDNLRHFEHPKEKLSHYSKRTVDIEYRFGFQGSEWGELEGIANRTDFDLSTHTEHSGTDLSYFDQATNTRWTPYVIEPAAGLTRSLMAFLIEAYTEDEAPNAKGGVDTRTVLRLDPRLAPVKAAVLPLSRNADLSPKAKDLAATLRRNWNVDFDDAGAIGRRYRRQDEVGTPFCLTVDFDTLEDQAVTVRERDSMSQERIGLDAVEAYLAARLPGC; encoded by the coding sequence GTGAGCGACAGCGCCGCCAAGCACGACCCTGCCCGCCTCGACAAGGTGGTGAACCTCTGCAAGCGCCGGGGGTTCGTCTTCCCCTCGGGCGAGATCTACGGCGGCACCCGCTCCGCGTGGGACTACGGGCCGCTGGGCGTGGAGCTCAAGGAGAACATCAAGCGGCAGTGGTGGCGCACCGTCGTCCAGAGCCGGGACGACATCGTCGGTCTGGACTCGTCGGTGATCCTCCCGCGGCAGACGTGGGTGGCCTCGGGTCACGTCGGGGTCTTCACCGACCCCCTGACCGAGTGCCAGAACTGCCACAAGCGGTTCCGCGCCGACCACCTCGAGGAGGAGTTCGAAGCGCGCAAGGGCCGTGCGCCCGAGAACGGCCTGGCCGACATCTCCTGCCCCAACTGCGGCACGAAGGGCGCGTGGACCGAACCGCGCGACTTCAACATGATGCTCAAGACCTACCTCGGCCCGGTCGAGGACGAGTCGGGGCTGCACTACCTGCGCCCGGAGACAGCGCAGGGCATCTTCGTCAACTTCGCCAACGTCATGGGGGCCGCGCGCAAGAAGCCGCCGTTCGGGATCGGGCAGATCGGCAAGTCGTTCCGCAACGAGATCACGCCGGGCAACTTCATCTTCCGCACCCGTGAGTTCGAGCAGATGGAGATGGAGTTCTTCGTCGAGCCCGGGACGGACGAGGAATGGCACCAGTACTGGATCGACCAGCGGACGAGCTGGTACGTCGACCTCGGCATCGACCGCGACAACCTCCGCCACTTCGAGCACCCGAAGGAGAAGCTGTCGCACTACTCGAAGCGGACCGTCGACATCGAGTACCGCTTCGGTTTCCAGGGCTCGGAGTGGGGTGAGCTCGAGGGCATCGCCAACCGCACGGACTTCGACCTCTCGACGCACACCGAGCACTCCGGCACTGACCTCTCCTACTTCGACCAGGCGACCAACACCCGGTGGACGCCCTACGTCATCGAGCCGGCGGCCGGCCTCACCCGATCGCTGATGGCGTTCCTCATCGAGGCCTACACCGAGGACGAGGCGCCCAACGCCAAGGGCGGCGTCGACACTCGCACGGTGCTGCGGCTGGACCCGCGGCTGGCGCCGGTGAAGGCCGCCGTCCTGCCGCTGTCCCGCAACGCCGACCTCTCGCCCAAGGCCAAGGACCTCGCCGCCACGCTGCGCAGGAACTGGAACGTCGACTTCGACGACGCCGGCGCCATCGGCCGCCGGTACCGCCGGCAGGACGAGGTCGGGACGCCGTTCTGCCTCACCGTCGACTTCGACACCCTCGAGGACCAGGCCGTCACCGTGCGGGAGCGCGACTCGATGAGCCAGGAGCGGATCGGGCTGGACGCGGTCGAGGCCTACCTCGCCGCCCGCCTCCCCGGCTGCTGA
- a CDS encoding Fur family transcriptional regulator has product MVRTTRQRAAVRTVFEDLDGFHSAQEVHARLRDAGDPIGLSTVYRAVQSLADDGELDSIRTETGEALYRRCSPQHHHHLVCRGCGLTVEVAGPAVERWADRVADEHGFGDVSHTLEIFGTCAACQGSLDARPADQAQKKSQTVRSGVT; this is encoded by the coding sequence ATGGTCCGCACCACCCGCCAGCGCGCTGCAGTCCGCACGGTCTTCGAGGACCTCGACGGCTTCCACAGCGCACAGGAGGTGCACGCCCGCCTGCGCGACGCCGGGGACCCGATCGGACTCTCGACCGTCTACCGCGCCGTGCAGTCGCTGGCCGACGACGGCGAGCTGGACTCCATCCGCACCGAGACCGGCGAGGCCCTCTACCGCCGGTGCAGCCCGCAGCACCATCACCACCTGGTCTGCCGCGGCTGCGGGCTCACCGTCGAGGTGGCCGGCCCGGCCGTCGAGCGGTGGGCCGACCGCGTGGCCGACGAGCACGGGTTCGGCGACGTCAGCCACACGCTGGAGATCTTCGGCACCTGCGCCGCCTGCCAGGGCTCCCTGGACGCCCGGCCGGCGGACCAGGCTCAGAAGAAGTCGCAGACCGTCAGGTCCGGGGTGACGTAG
- a CDS encoding hemolysin family protein — protein sequence MSTGEITMLVVAILLVPLAGLFGAMDAAIQRVSKARVEEMRREGVKRASALEEVVLERARHVALLLLLRIVCEMLAAVLVTVLFYDLWGSSWQTVLTAAGVMIVVSYVLVGVGPRTLGRQHAYGTALASAGVVRLLGRVLGPVATLLILVGNMITPGRGFRDGPFSSEVELRELVDMAEERGVVESGERNMIHSVFELGDTIAREVMVPRTDVVWIERTKTVRQALALMLRSGFSRIPVIGENVDDVVGVVYLKDLVRRSQNAADARGPRVDELMRPPTFIPESKPVDELLRDMQAQRIHIAIVVDEYGGFAGLVTIEDILEEIVGEIADEHDAFQRPEVEQLSDGSMRLTARLPVEDLASLFGVELPQDDDVETVGGLLARALGRVPIEGAAAEVHGLRLVAESTGGRRNRIDTLLVCRVEEPSEDGEAADERPSGATRAEVPAPVES from the coding sequence ATGAGCACCGGCGAGATCACGATGCTCGTGGTCGCCATCCTCCTGGTGCCGCTCGCCGGACTGTTCGGCGCCATGGACGCCGCCATCCAGCGGGTGTCGAAGGCGCGGGTCGAGGAGATGCGCCGCGAGGGGGTCAAGCGGGCCAGCGCCCTGGAGGAGGTCGTCCTCGAGCGCGCGCGGCACGTCGCGCTCCTGCTCCTGCTCCGCATCGTCTGCGAGATGCTCGCCGCGGTCCTGGTGACCGTCCTGTTCTACGACCTGTGGGGCAGCAGCTGGCAGACCGTGCTCACCGCCGCCGGCGTGATGATCGTCGTCAGCTACGTGCTCGTCGGCGTCGGGCCCCGCACCCTGGGCCGCCAGCATGCCTACGGCACCGCCCTGGCCAGCGCCGGGGTCGTGCGGCTGCTCGGCCGCGTGCTCGGCCCGGTGGCGACGCTGCTCATCCTGGTCGGCAACATGATCACGCCCGGCCGCGGCTTCCGCGACGGCCCGTTCTCCTCCGAGGTGGAGCTGCGCGAACTGGTGGACATGGCCGAGGAACGCGGGGTCGTGGAGTCCGGCGAACGGAACATGATCCACTCGGTGTTCGAGCTCGGTGACACCATCGCCCGCGAGGTCATGGTGCCGCGGACCGACGTGGTGTGGATCGAGCGCACGAAGACGGTCCGTCAGGCGCTGGCCCTGATGCTGCGCAGCGGGTTCAGCCGCATCCCGGTCATCGGCGAGAACGTCGACGACGTCGTGGGCGTCGTCTACCTCAAGGACCTCGTCCGCCGGTCGCAGAACGCTGCCGACGCCCGGGGGCCGCGGGTCGACGAGCTCATGCGGCCACCGACCTTCATCCCGGAGTCCAAGCCGGTGGACGAGCTGCTGCGGGACATGCAGGCGCAGCGCATCCACATCGCGATCGTGGTCGACGAGTACGGCGGTTTCGCCGGCCTGGTCACCATCGAGGACATCCTCGAGGAGATCGTCGGCGAGATCGCCGACGAGCACGACGCGTTCCAGCGACCCGAGGTCGAGCAGCTGTCCGACGGTTCCATGCGGCTCACCGCCCGGCTCCCCGTGGAGGACCTCGCCTCCCTCTTCGGGGTCGAGCTGCCCCAGGACGACGACGTCGAGACCGTTGGCGGTCTGCTCGCCCGTGCCCTCGGCCGGGTGCCGATCGAGGGCGCAGCCGCGGAGGTCCACGGCCTGCGGCTGGTCGCCGAGAGCACCGGTGGCCGTCGCAACCGCATCGACACCCTGCTCGTGTGCCGGGTGGAAGAACCGTCGGAGGACGGCGAGGCCGCGGACGAGCGCCCGTCCGGAGCCACCCGGGCCGAGGTCCCGGCGCCCGTGGAAAGCTAG
- the ppdK gene encoding pyruvate, phosphate dikinase: MAGTKWVYDFSEGNKDQKDLLGGKGANLAEMTNLGLPVPPGFTITTDACRYYLEHGETPSDLGDQVTEYLEALQEAMGKTLGDPADPLLVSVRSGAAASMPGMMETVLNVGLNDESVQGLAQQSGSERFAWDSYRRLIQMFGKTVLGIDGELFDEALDEVKAEQGTDLDLDLDADHLKDVVSRFKAIVKDHTGRDFPQDPREQMDLAINAVFDSWNSDRAVLYRRRERIPSDAGTAVNVCSMVFGNLGPDSGTGVAFTRDPGSGEQGVYGDYLQNAQGEDVVAGIRNTVPLTDLESIDKGAYDELMDTMARLESHYRDLCDIEFTVERNKLWMLQTRVGKRTAGAAFRIAVQLVDEGLIDMDEAVRRVTGDQLAQLMFPRFVSGGDATQLTQGMNASPGAAVGKAVFSSETAVEWAQQGEKVVLVRRETNPDDLSGMIAAQGVLTSRGGKTSHAAVVARGMGKTCVCGAEELQVDTKARKFTAPDGTEVNEGDVISIDGSTGRVWLGEVPVEPSSVVRYFEGEIDPDAEDADDLVKAVHRILTHADEVRRLGVRTNADTPEDSARARRFGAQGIGLCRTEHMFLGDRRQLVEKLILAEGDEERQAALDALEPLQKQDFLEIFEAMDGLPVTVRLLDPPLHEFLPDLTELSVRVALAEERGEPDEGSLRLLAAVRGMHESNPMLGLRGVRLGLVVPGLFAMQVRAIGEAACERRKAGGDPRPEIMIPLVGAVQELEAIREESERVLAEVCEAEGVGVDTLIGTMIEVPRAALTAGEIAEYAEFFSFGTNDLTQMTWGFSRDDVEAAFFHQYLDKGIFGISPFESLDRDGVGRLVQIGVEKGRAARPDLKLGVCGEHGGDPDSVHFFHEVGLDYVSCSPFRVPVARLEAARAALGADRAGS, translated from the coding sequence GTGGCTGGAACGAAGTGGGTCTACGACTTCAGCGAGGGCAACAAGGACCAGAAGGACCTGCTGGGCGGCAAGGGCGCCAACCTGGCCGAGATGACGAACCTGGGCCTGCCGGTGCCGCCCGGGTTCACCATCACCACCGACGCCTGCCGCTACTACCTGGAGCACGGCGAGACGCCGTCCGACCTGGGCGATCAGGTCACCGAGTACCTGGAGGCCCTGCAGGAGGCCATGGGCAAGACCCTCGGGGATCCGGCCGATCCGCTGCTGGTCTCCGTGCGCTCCGGAGCCGCCGCCTCGATGCCGGGGATGATGGAGACCGTCCTCAACGTCGGACTCAACGACGAATCGGTGCAGGGCCTGGCGCAGCAGTCGGGCAGCGAACGCTTCGCCTGGGACTCCTACCGCCGGCTGATCCAGATGTTCGGCAAGACGGTGCTCGGCATCGACGGCGAGCTCTTCGACGAGGCGCTCGACGAGGTCAAGGCCGAGCAGGGCACCGACCTGGACCTCGACCTCGACGCCGACCACCTCAAGGACGTCGTCTCGCGGTTCAAGGCGATCGTGAAGGACCACACCGGCCGCGACTTCCCGCAGGACCCGCGCGAGCAGATGGACCTGGCGATCAACGCCGTCTTCGACTCCTGGAACTCCGACCGCGCCGTCCTGTACCGCCGCCGCGAGCGCATCCCCAGCGACGCCGGAACGGCGGTCAACGTCTGCTCGATGGTCTTCGGCAACCTGGGGCCCGACTCCGGCACCGGCGTCGCCTTCACCCGTGACCCGGGCAGCGGCGAGCAGGGCGTCTACGGCGACTACCTGCAGAACGCCCAGGGCGAGGACGTCGTCGCGGGCATCCGCAACACGGTGCCGCTGACCGACCTCGAGAGCATCGACAAGGGCGCCTACGACGAATTGATGGACACGATGGCCCGCCTGGAGTCGCACTACCGCGACCTGTGCGACATCGAGTTCACCGTCGAGCGCAACAAGCTCTGGATGCTGCAGACCCGCGTCGGCAAGCGCACCGCGGGCGCGGCGTTCCGGATCGCCGTCCAGCTGGTCGACGAGGGCCTCATCGACATGGACGAGGCGGTCCGCCGGGTGACCGGCGACCAGCTCGCCCAGCTGATGTTTCCGCGCTTCGTCTCCGGCGGGGACGCCACACAGCTCACCCAGGGCATGAACGCCTCGCCGGGTGCCGCGGTCGGCAAGGCGGTGTTCTCGTCGGAGACCGCAGTGGAGTGGGCGCAGCAGGGCGAGAAGGTCGTGCTCGTCCGCCGGGAGACCAACCCCGACGACCTGTCCGGGATGATCGCCGCCCAGGGCGTGCTCACCAGTCGCGGCGGCAAGACCTCGCACGCCGCCGTCGTCGCCCGCGGCATGGGCAAGACCTGCGTCTGCGGCGCCGAGGAGCTGCAGGTCGACACCAAGGCGCGGAAGTTCACCGCGCCCGACGGCACCGAGGTGAACGAGGGCGACGTCATCTCCATCGACGGGTCGACCGGCCGGGTGTGGCTGGGGGAGGTGCCGGTCGAGCCGTCGTCGGTCGTCCGGTACTTCGAGGGGGAGATCGACCCCGACGCCGAGGACGCCGACGACCTGGTGAAGGCCGTGCACCGGATCCTCACCCACGCCGACGAGGTGCGCCGGCTCGGCGTCCGGACCAACGCCGACACCCCGGAGGACTCCGCCCGGGCCCGGCGCTTCGGCGCTCAGGGCATCGGTCTGTGCCGGACCGAGCACATGTTCCTCGGCGACCGCCGGCAGCTGGTCGAGAAGTTGATCCTCGCCGAGGGGGACGAGGAGCGGCAAGCCGCGCTCGACGCGCTCGAGCCGCTGCAGAAGCAGGACTTCCTGGAGATCTTCGAGGCGATGGACGGGCTGCCGGTGACCGTGCGGCTGCTCGACCCGCCGCTGCACGAGTTCCTGCCCGACCTCACCGAGCTCTCGGTCCGCGTCGCGCTGGCCGAGGAGCGGGGCGAACCCGACGAGGGCAGCCTGCGCCTGCTGGCCGCCGTCCGCGGCATGCACGAGTCCAACCCGATGCTGGGCCTGCGCGGCGTCCGGCTGGGCCTGGTCGTGCCCGGCCTGTTCGCCATGCAGGTGCGGGCGATCGGCGAGGCGGCGTGCGAGCGGCGCAAGGCCGGGGGTGATCCGCGGCCGGAGATCATGATCCCGCTGGTCGGCGCGGTGCAGGAGCTCGAGGCGATCCGCGAGGAGTCGGAGAGGGTGCTCGCCGAGGTCTGCGAGGCAGAGGGGGTCGGGGTCGACACGCTGATCGGCACCATGATCGAGGTGCCGCGCGCGGCGCTGACGGCGGGCGAGATCGCCGAGTACGCCGAGTTCTTCTCGTTCGGCACCAACGACCTCACGCAGATGACCTGGGGCTTCTCCCGGGACGACGTCGAGGCGGCGTTCTTCCACCAGTACCTGGACAAGGGCATCTTCGGGATCTCGCCGTTCGAGTCGCTGGACCGCGACGGTGTCGGTCGGCTGGTGCAGATCGGCGTCGAGAAGGGCCGGGCGGCCCGTCCGGACCTCAAGCTCGGCGTCTGCGGCGAGCACGGCGGGGACCCCGACTCGGTGCACTTCTTCCACGAGGTGGGGCTGGACTACGTCTCCTGCTCGCCGTTCCGGGTGCCGGTCGCCCGGCTGGAGGCGGCCCG
- a CDS encoding isoprenyl transferase, which translates to MRREVKAPTPHPSGARPPQLPKDKVPRHVAIVMDGNGRWAKSRGLPRTAGHEAGEHSLFDCVEGAIELGVTHISAYAFSTENWRRSLEEVRFLMGFNRDVIRRRRDEMHELGVRVRWAGRRPRLWRSVIKELEVAEELTRDNDVLTLTMCVNYGGRAEIADAAAAIGREVAAGRLDPEKIDESTVARFLDEPDMPDVDLFVRSSGENRTSNFLLWQSAYAEFVFLDTLWPDFDRRHLWAACEEYASRQRRFGSA; encoded by the coding sequence GTGAGGCGGGAGGTGAAGGCGCCGACGCCACACCCGTCGGGTGCCCGGCCACCGCAGCTGCCCAAGGACAAGGTGCCCCGCCACGTGGCCATCGTCATGGACGGGAACGGCCGCTGGGCCAAGTCGCGCGGGCTGCCGCGGACGGCGGGCCACGAGGCGGGGGAGCACTCGCTGTTCGACTGCGTCGAGGGCGCCATCGAGCTCGGCGTCACGCACATCAGCGCATACGCCTTCTCCACCGAGAACTGGCGGCGCAGCCTCGAGGAGGTCCGCTTCCTCATGGGGTTCAACCGCGACGTGATCCGCCGACGGCGCGACGAGATGCACGAGCTCGGCGTCCGGGTGCGGTGGGCCGGTCGCCGTCCGCGGCTGTGGCGCAGCGTCATCAAGGAGCTCGAGGTCGCCGAGGAGCTCACCCGCGACAACGACGTCCTGACCCTGACCATGTGCGTCAACTACGGCGGCCGGGCCGAGATCGCCGACGCCGCCGCGGCCATCGGCCGCGAGGTGGCGGCCGGTCGGCTCGACCCGGAGAAGATCGACGAGTCGACGGTCGCTCGGTTCCTCGACGAGCCCGACATGCCCGACGTCGACCTCTTCGTGCGCAGCTCCGGTGAGAACCGGACCAGCAACTTCCTGCTCTGGCAGTCGGCCTACGCGGAGTTCGTCTTCCTGGACACGCTCTGGCCGGACTTCGACCGCCGGCACCTGTGGGCAGCGTGCGAGGAGTACGCGTCGCGCCAGCGGCGGTTCGGCAGCGCCTGA
- the ybeY gene encoding rRNA maturation RNase YbeY, with protein sequence MPVEVANESEIAVDEAELAGVCRFVLGEMKVNPMAELSVLCVDTEYMSTLHERWMGEKGPTDVLAFPMDELDTGRPDDPDPGPALLGDIVLCPAVAVRQARAAGHSMDDELVLLATHGVLHLLGYDHMEPAEEKEMFALQQKLLEGWRSAPREPVTGEPR encoded by the coding sequence GTGCCCGTCGAGGTCGCCAACGAGTCCGAGATCGCGGTCGACGAGGCCGAGCTGGCCGGCGTCTGCCGCTTCGTGCTCGGCGAGATGAAGGTCAACCCGATGGCCGAGCTGTCGGTGCTCTGCGTGGACACCGAGTACATGAGCACCCTGCACGAGCGGTGGATGGGCGAGAAGGGCCCGACCGACGTGCTCGCCTTCCCCATGGACGAGCTCGACACCGGCCGCCCCGACGACCCCGATCCCGGCCCCGCCCTGCTCGGCGACATCGTCCTCTGCCCGGCCGTCGCCGTCCGCCAGGCGCGGGCCGCCGGCCACTCCATGGACGACGAGCTGGTGCTCCTGGCCACGCACGGCGTGCTGCACCTGCTCGGCTACGACCACATGGAGCCCGCGGAGGAGAAGGAGATGTTCGCTCTCCAGCAGAAGCTCCTGGAGGGCTGGCGCTCGGCGCCCCGCGAACCGGTGACCGGCGAGCCCCGATGA
- the era gene encoding GTPase Era, with product MTSPEEQPHRSGFVCLVGRPNAGKTTLTNALVGEKVGIVSNRPQTTRHAIRGVVHKPNGQIVLVDTPGLHKPKSLLGKRLNDVVRDTLSDVDVIVFCVPADQPVGTGDAFIARQLREVKAPVVVVVTKTDAASKKQVAEQLVAASRLVEAAEVVPVSAVKGDQVELLEDLLIGLLPEGPPLYPEEQTTDEDVERQLAELVREAALEKVRQEVPHSLAVTIEELVRRPDPKQPGGELVEVHALLHVERNSQKPMLLGKGGQIIKQIGTEARTGMEALLGARVHLELHVTVLGEWQDDPKKLNRLGY from the coding sequence GTGACGAGCCCCGAGGAGCAGCCGCACCGCAGCGGCTTCGTCTGCCTGGTGGGCCGCCCGAACGCCGGCAAGACGACGCTGACCAACGCGCTGGTCGGCGAGAAGGTCGGCATCGTCAGCAACCGGCCGCAGACCACCCGGCACGCGATCCGCGGGGTGGTGCACAAGCCGAACGGGCAGATCGTCCTCGTCGACACCCCCGGACTGCACAAGCCGAAGAGCCTGCTGGGCAAGCGGCTCAACGACGTCGTCCGCGACACCCTGTCCGACGTCGACGTGATCGTCTTCTGCGTCCCCGCCGACCAGCCGGTCGGTACCGGCGACGCGTTCATCGCCCGCCAGCTGCGCGAGGTCAAGGCGCCGGTGGTCGTCGTCGTGACCAAGACCGACGCGGCGAGCAAGAAGCAGGTCGCCGAGCAGCTGGTGGCCGCGAGCCGGTTGGTCGAGGCGGCCGAGGTCGTGCCGGTCAGCGCGGTGAAGGGTGACCAGGTCGAGCTGCTCGAGGACCTGCTGATCGGGCTGCTGCCCGAGGGCCCGCCGCTCTACCCGGAGGAGCAGACCACCGACGAGGACGTCGAGCGGCAGCTCGCCGAGCTGGTCCGCGAAGCGGCGCTGGAGAAGGTGCGCCAGGAGGTGCCGCACTCCCTCGCGGTCACGATCGAGGAGCTGGTCCGCCGTCCCGACCCGAAGCAGCCCGGCGGCGAGCTGGTCGAGGTGCACGCGCTGCTGCACGTCGAGCGCAACAGCCAGAAGCCGATGCTGCTGGGCAAGGGCGGGCAGATCATCAAGCAGATCGGCACCGAGGCCCGCACCGGCATGGAGGCGCTGCTCGGCGCCCGGGTGCACCTCGAACTGCACGTCACCGTCCTCGGCGAGTGGCAGGACGACCCCAAGAAGCTCAACCGGCTGGGGTACTGA
- a CDS encoding antibiotic biosynthesis monooxygenase, giving the protein MFAVTRLRATGEDAEALAAAVAPLLAALGARPGFVGGELGRSPDDPALWALVTRWDGVGSYRRALGAAEVKITGAPVWVHAVDEPGVYLPHEDIAFGTRDA; this is encoded by the coding sequence GTGTTCGCGGTGACACGCCTGCGGGCGACGGGGGAGGACGCCGAGGCGCTGGCCGCGGCCGTCGCACCGCTGCTGGCCGCGCTGGGCGCCCGCCCCGGGTTCGTGGGCGGGGAGCTGGGCCGCTCGCCCGACGACCCGGCACTGTGGGCGCTGGTGACCCGGTGGGACGGCGTCGGCTCCTACCGCCGGGCGCTCGGTGCCGCCGAGGTCAAGATCACCGGCGCGCCCGTCTGGGTCCACGCCGTCGACGAGCCGGGCGTGTACCTGCCCCACGAGGACATCGCTTTCGGCACCCGGGACGCGTAG
- the dusB gene encoding tRNA dihydrouridine synthase DusB yields the protein MTAPLPALKLGTLAVDPAVVLAPMAGITNPAFRTLCREFGAGLYVCEMITTRALVERNEKTLQMVRATAGERDAFSVQLYGVDPATVGRAVEMLVDEHVAGTRPAHIDLNFGCPVPKVTRKGGGSALPWRRVLFRDIVRSAVRAAKDVPVTVKTRIGIDADHVTYLDAGHIAQDEGAAAITLHGRTADQLYSGTADWAPIARLVEALDIPVLGNGDIWEADDALRMVAETGCAGVVIGRGCLGRPWLFGDLAAAFAGTTERALPTMAEVAAIMHRHATLLSEDQGEPHGCTDFRKHVAWYLKGFSVGSDIRRSLAIVSGLDELADLLARIPDQPYPTAVLGAPRGRTSSPRPVALPEGWLDDRDDPRPPSGAELEVSGG from the coding sequence GTGACCGCGCCGCTGCCTGCCCTGAAGCTGGGCACCCTGGCGGTCGACCCGGCGGTGGTGCTGGCGCCGATGGCCGGCATCACCAACCCGGCGTTCCGGACCCTGTGCCGGGAGTTCGGCGCGGGGCTCTACGTCTGCGAGATGATCACCACGCGCGCCCTGGTCGAGCGCAACGAGAAGACGCTGCAGATGGTCCGGGCGACGGCCGGCGAGCGCGACGCCTTCTCCGTGCAGCTCTACGGCGTCGACCCCGCCACCGTCGGGCGGGCGGTCGAGATGCTCGTCGACGAGCACGTCGCCGGTACCCGTCCGGCGCACATCGACCTGAACTTCGGCTGCCCGGTGCCCAAGGTGACGCGCAAGGGCGGGGGCTCGGCGCTGCCGTGGCGGCGCGTGCTGTTCCGCGACATCGTGCGATCCGCCGTCCGCGCCGCCAAGGACGTGCCGGTCACCGTCAAGACCCGCATCGGCATCGATGCCGACCACGTCACCTACCTCGACGCGGGCCACATCGCGCAGGACGAGGGCGCCGCGGCGATCACGCTGCACGGCCGGACCGCCGACCAGCTCTACAGCGGCACCGCCGACTGGGCGCCCATCGCCCGGCTGGTCGAGGCCCTCGACATCCCGGTGCTCGGCAACGGCGACATCTGGGAGGCCGACGACGCGCTGCGCATGGTCGCCGAGACCGGCTGCGCCGGCGTCGTCATCGGGCGGGGGTGCCTCGGCCGGCCCTGGCTGTTCGGCGATCTGGCCGCCGCCTTCGCCGGGACGACGGAGCGCGCGCTGCCCACCATGGCCGAGGTCGCCGCGATCATGCACCGGCACGCCACGCTGCTCAGCGAGGACCAGGGCGAGCCGCACGGCTGCACCGACTTCCGCAAGCACGTCGCCTGGTACCTGAAGGGCTTCTCGGTCGGATCGGACATCCGCCGGTCGCTGGCGATAGTGAGCGGCCTCGACGAGCTGGCCGACCTGCTGGCGCGCATCCCCGACCAGCCCTATCCGACCGCCGTCCTCGGGGCGCCGCGGGGCCGGACCAGCTCGCCCCGCCCGGTCGCCCTGCCCGAGGGCTGGCTGGACGACCGCGACGACCCGCGCCCCCCGTCCGGCGCCGAACTCGAAGTGAGTGGTGGATGA
- a CDS encoding cytidine deaminase, which translates to MPDLQPEDAKLVTLARSARGRTGAPEGAAVRDTDGRTYVAATVSLPSLELSALQAAVAAAVSSGVEGLEAAAIVSAADEVESGGLAAVRDLTPSAPVHLAGPDGTLRTTA; encoded by the coding sequence GTGCCTGACCTGCAGCCCGAGGACGCCAAGCTCGTCACCCTCGCCCGCTCGGCCCGCGGCCGCACCGGCGCGCCGGAGGGCGCGGCCGTCCGCGACACCGACGGCCGCACCTACGTCGCCGCCACGGTGTCGCTGCCGTCGCTGGAGCTGTCGGCGCTGCAGGCCGCCGTGGCCGCCGCGGTCTCCAGCGGCGTCGAAGGGCTGGAGGCCGCCGCGATCGTCTCGGCGGCCGACGAGGTGGAGTCCGGCGGGCTGGCCGCCGTCCGCGACCTGACGCCGTCCGCACCGGTGCACCTGGCCGGCCCCGACGGAACCCTCCGCACCACCGCCTAA